Part of the Sebaldella sp. S0638 genome is shown below.
TCGGGGTAATATATGACAGGAACAGTTATGAAAAATTATTATAATATACTTGATAAACTAAAAATAGATCTGACTATAAAAGAAAACCCCTACTCTGTTAATCCTGACAGTCTTTTCAGAGTCGGAGCAAGGATAAATCCTAAAAGAAGTTTTCTTTTTATCAGTAAAATCATTGGAAAGCATCTGAGAATAAATCCCGATACTATGCTTGCAGCCGGGAAACTGCTGGGACTTATCTATCTCAAGGAAATATGCCGAAAAGAAGAATACAATGATATTTTACATGATTATGTGACATATCTGAATAATTCCGGTACTTATAAACATGTTGCGAACATTAATCTGGAAAAGAAAACTCTCTTTATAGGATTCGCAGAGACTGCTACAGGCATTGCCAATTCTGTTTTTTCATTATTTGGAGAAAATGCTTTTTTTATCTGTACCACAAGGCAATACTTGGATAATTGTGATAACAGAATAGAATTCCTTGAAGAACATTCTCATGCTGCTGATCAAATATGCCATCTTTCCAAAGAGGAACTGGATGTGTTTGATAACATTGTACTCATTGATGACGAATTGACTACAGGAAATACTAATTTAAATATAATTTCCAGACTAAATGAAATATCCCCCGGAAAAACATATACGCTTATTTCCATTTTAGACTGGAGAAACGAAGAAAATCTAAAAAAATACAAAGTTTTTTCTGAGGATAACTCTCTGGAAATAGACTCTGTTTCCCTTATAAAAGGTGCTATTGACATCAAAAAAGATTTTGTATTTTCAGAAGATGAAATAGTTAATATTCCTGCATCTGAAGAGGAAAAAACTATTTATACAGAAATTATAGAAGCAAAAATTAACAGCGAAATTTTGAATCCCAGAAGAATTGTTGGTCACAGTTATATTTCAAAAGCTGATAAAGAAGCGGAATCTGCTGCCAAAATCATAAAAGGCTCTTTTAACACTAATAATTCTGTAGTTATAGGTTCAGGAGAATTCATATATTTTCCTGCACTTATATGCAAATATCTTTCCAAATCATCTGATACCGGAATCAAATACCAGTCTTTTTCAAGAAGTCCGGTATTAAGGGCTTCAAATGAAAATTATCCTGTTAATTTTAAAATTTCCTTCATTATAAATAGCATTGTCTACTATCTTTATAATATTGATGATTCAATAAAAAATGCCCTTATTATATTTGAAGGAAAAATATCAAAAACAGATATTGAAAGTATAAAGAAAGCTTTTTCAAAAACAAAAACAGAAAAACTTACACTTTTATTTCTGTTATCTTAGGAGTGGTAATTATAGAAAATGATATATTTAATAATATAAAAACAGCAGCAGAAAATATAAATATAAGCGAAATTTCAGGAAGTTACGATATAAGCGACTGTACTTTTTTGTTAAAAGATCTTAGCGAAAAAATAAAAGTTATTTCTATTGATGAAAAAGAAAAAATCATAAACAGCGGAATAAACTACTCTGAAGTTCTCTCAAAGGAAGAAATTCCCGATGATGAATATATCCGGCTCTTTATGGACAGTACAGAGGAATCTAAATACGAAATTGCCGCTTATACTGCTCTTTTAGCTAAAAAAATTATTTCACACAGAGGGAAAAATATTATTCTGGTTTCCCTTGCAAGAGCGGGTTCTCCCATAGGGGCTTTATTAAAAAGATATTTTAAGGAAGAATATAATCTTGATATTCCCCACTACAGTATTTCTATTATAAGAGGCAAAGGGATAGATGAAAATGCCCTTCTCCATATTATTAACAAACATAATAATGAAAACCTCCAGTTTATAGACGGCTGGATTGGAAAAGGGGCAATTTTTAAAGAATTGAAAGAAGCTGTGGAAATTTTTAATCAAAAATATAATACTGAATTAAATTCTGAACTTGCTGTTATTGCAGACCCCACAGGATTAACGTCTCTTTCTGCTACTCAGGAAGATATCTTTATTCCCAGCAGCTGCCTTAACTCCACTGTAAGCGGTCTTATCAGCAGAACTCTACATAATCAAAGTTTTATTGCACCTGGTGACTTTCACGGAGTCAAGATTTATAACGAATTTTCCGAGTATGATTTATCAAATTTCTTTATAAATAAAATTAGTAATTGCTTTAAAAAGATAAATTCATTAAAATTATCTCTAAAATCTGATATAATAAAAAAAGAAAACATTAATGAACAGATTTTGAAAATACAAAAAGAATTCAGCATAAAAGAATGGAACAAAATAAAGCCGGGAATAGGCGAAACTACGAGAGTGCTTCTCCGCAGAAATGCCCTTCTGGTACTTGTCAAAAATTTTGACAACAAAAATATACGTCATATTTTATATCTCGCAGAGAAAAAAAACATAAAAATAGTTGAGTATAAAGATATGAATTATGAATGTGCAGGTATTATAACCTGATTTTACAGCTGGCAATAATATAACATATATATTTTTTAAGGAGGAAAAGTTATGGCAATAAATTTGCAAAAAGGACAAAAAGTTGATCTGACTAAAGGAAACGAAGGATTAACTGATCTTTTAGTAGGACTGGGATGGGATGCTGCAAAGCCATCAGGAGGCGGACTTTTCAGCGCATTTAAATCTGCACCTTCCATAGACTGCGATGCTTCGGTTCTGATGCTTGAAGCAGGAGATAAGCTGGTTACTGAAAAGGATGTAGTTTATTTCGGGAATCTTGCACATAAAAGCGGTTCTATTAAACATATGGGTGATAACCTTACTGGTGACGGTGACGGCGATGATGAGCAGATATTTATTGATTTATCAAAAGTTCCTGCAAATATTGAGAAAATAGTTTTCGTTGTTAATATTTACAAGGCTTCTGATAGAAAGCAACATTTCGGAATGATAAAAAATGCATTTATAAGAATTTTGGACAATAAAAAGAAAACAGAACTTTTACGTTTTAACTTATCTGATAATTATACTGATAAAACTGCTCTTTTCACAGGGGAAGTTTACAGATATAACGGAGAATGGAAATTTACCGCAGTTGGTGAAGGAACTGCAGATAAAGGCTTGAAAGAAATTATTCAAAGATATTTATAATATATTTTAGGAGGGAAAATGGCGATTAATCTTACAAAGGGTCAAAAAATTGATCTTACTAAAACAAATTCAGGATTAAATAAAATAATGGCTGGTCTGGGATGGGATACTAATAAGTACAGCGGAAACAGTTCATTTGATCTTGATGTTTCTGTCTTTTTGCTTGATGCAAATGACAAGGCTACATCTGAAAGAGACCTTGTTTTTTATAACAACAAAAAGGATGCTTACGGAGCTGTGGAACATCTTGGTGATAATCTTACCGGTGAAGGTGAGGGAGATGACGAACAGGTTCTTATTACCCTTGATAAAATACCTGACCAGATAAGTAAAGTAGTATTCACTGTTACTATACACGAAGCTGATGAAAGAAGACAAAATTTCGGACAGGTTTCCAATTCTTTTATCAGAATAGTCGATACTGAAACAAATACTGAGCTTTTAAGATTTGATTTAGGAGAAGAGTTCAGCATTGAGACTTCTATTGTAATAGGAGAATTATACAGATATAACGGGGAATGGAAATTTAATGCCGTAGGCGGAGGATTCCACGGCGGACTTGCTGCACTTTGCGGTAACTACGGATTATAATAATAGGAGGAGTAATTATGGCAGTTTCATTAACAAAAGGACAAAAAGTAGACTTAACTAAGGGAAATCCCGGTCTGGAAAAAGTCATTGTAGGCCTTGGATGGGATACTAACAGATACGACGGAAGTGCTGATTTTGACCTTGATGCATCTGCATTTTTATTAAATGCAAACGGAAAAGTCTTAAGAGATGAAGATTTCATTTTTTACAATAATCTGGAATCAGAAACAAAAGCAGTTATTCATACAGGGGACAACAGAACAGGCGAGGGTGAAGGCGATGACGAGTCTATTCTTATTGATTTCTCAAAAGTCCCTGTCAATATTGAAAGAATAGCTATTGCTGTTACTATACATGATGCAGCTGAAAGACATCAGAATTTTGGTCAGGTTTCTAATGCATTTATCAGAATAGTAAATGAAAGCAATAATGAGGAGATTCTGAGATACGATCTTGCTGAAGATTTCAGTATAGAAACTGTTTTAGTTATTGCAGAACTCTACAAACATAACGGGGAATGGAAATTCAATGCTGTAGGAAGCGGATTTCAGGGAGGACTTGCGGCTCTGTGCAAGAACTTCGGAGTTAATGTATAATACCAATGAAAAACGAAAGAGGTGGATAGCTTGAAACGGGTTCATCTTTCTAATTTAATAGAATCAAATGATATTTTTCAAGACATTTTTACAAAACAGTCTGACAGGACAGCAAAGACTGATAATTACTATGTTTATTTTGCCAGTATAATAGGAATTCATAACTTACAGGACTACTGTGATTTTTTGGCAAACATAAAAGATAAGGCAGTAAAATATAAATCGCAGTATCTGCTGTTTAACGAAAAAATTCCGTTTGCTGCAGATCCTGACAGAGTAAACCGTATACTGGCTTTAATCAATGCAGTTAATCTTGAGAATCTTCAGAATAGTTTTTTGAATATTGTTAATGACGAAGAACTAAATGCAAGACTGAAAAATGGACTCGCTGTAATATATGAACTTGCCAGAAAGAATAATCTTCTGAAAACACCAAGTATTGAGAAAAATTTTGTGGTAAAAATGATCATCTGGGCTCAGGATAATCTAAAGGATATTACCTGGAAGCTTAATGACAACCCAAAAGTCTTTTATTTCGGAAAAATAAAGGAACATGAGGCGCTGTTTCTCTTTCTTCTGCTTGCTGTGGGTTTTGATGTTCTTTATATAAATCCTGCGGAAGATCCTTTTGAAAAGTATACTTTCAAAATTCCTATACAAAAATTTGTTTATGGTATACAAAATTCCAATAATAACTCTACGTTTGAATTTTTTTCCGATCAGGGAAAGGTGGTAAATAAGATTACTTCTGCTACTAAGATAGCCAGTGAAGAACTGAAAGAAAACTTTTTCACACCTGAATCAGGGATTTTCAGACCGTTTCAGTTTGTAAACGGAAATACACAGTCTCTCTTGATTAACGGTACTCTTGAAGATTTGGAAGTATATTTTCATCAGCCGGCAAAAGTGAGACCGGGATTTCATATACAGAATGAAGATACTGTAGTTATACCTAATTTTTTCTTTAAAGTAAACGGCGTAAATCTTGACCGTATAAAATATTTTACTTTAATTAATAATCTCAGAAAGAATAAAAATACCCTCTTTGCCGGTACAGTGAATATTGTTCCTACTCCTATTGATAAATCTAGAGTATTTTCGCTTGATTTTTCCATAGACAGAAATAACAAGCTTATAAAAGAGGAATTAAGACTAAATCCGTTATACAGAATAAAAAATATCAGATTTGAATTAGAAGAGTTTATACTGTCTAAAATAGAAGAAACTATTAATACTGCTATTTTCAGAATTAATCTGGAAAAAAAGGAAGTTCTTCATTTTATTGCTTCTGTGATTTCTATGGATTCCAAGGTACTTTACGCACTGGAAAGTTTTGATTTTACGCAAAATATACCAAAAATCGTGATTTACACAAGCCACCTTGAAGATATGAATATAGAATCCGCATATTTGTTTGCATTTTTGAACAGAGTGGGATTTGATATAGTTATCTTTAATACAGCCGGCGGCGGGAGCATAGAAAATTACATTGACAGCCACTTCTTTAATACTATATTTTTAGAAGAATTCGTAAGAGACCTCCCCCTAAAAACAGAGGCGGAACTGAGAGGTCCTTCTATTATCAAGAAAATATTTAATATTTAAAAATAATAAAACAGTTTTTGTGCTGTTTTCAACGAAGGAGATAAATATGATTGATTTTAAAAAGAAATTTGAGCTATCTTTGCCTGATGAAAATGTACAGGAGGAAAGACCTGCTCCTGTAATGCCCGCA
Proteins encoded:
- a CDS encoding phosphoribosyltransferase domain-containing protein — encoded protein: MTGTVMKNYYNILDKLKIDLTIKENPYSVNPDSLFRVGARINPKRSFLFISKIIGKHLRINPDTMLAAGKLLGLIYLKEICRKEEYNDILHDYVTYLNNSGTYKHVANINLEKKTLFIGFAETATGIANSVFSLFGENAFFICTTRQYLDNCDNRIEFLEEHSHAADQICHLSKEELDVFDNIVLIDDELTTGNTNLNIISRLNEISPGKTYTLISILDWRNEENLKKYKVFSEDNSLEIDSVSLIKGAIDIKKDFVFSEDEIVNIPASEEEKTIYTEIIEAKINSEILNPRRIVGHSYISKADKEAESAAKIIKGSFNTNNSVVIGSGEFIYFPALICKYLSKSSDTGIKYQSFSRSPVLRASNENYPVNFKISFIINSIVYYLYNIDDSIKNALIIFEGKISKTDIESIKKAFSKTKTEKLTLLFLLS
- a CDS encoding cysteine protease StiP domain-containing protein, with protein sequence MVIIENDIFNNIKTAAENINISEISGSYDISDCTFLLKDLSEKIKVISIDEKEKIINSGINYSEVLSKEEIPDDEYIRLFMDSTEESKYEIAAYTALLAKKIISHRGKNIILVSLARAGSPIGALLKRYFKEEYNLDIPHYSISIIRGKGIDENALLHIINKHNNENLQFIDGWIGKGAIFKELKEAVEIFNQKYNTELNSELAVIADPTGLTSLSATQEDIFIPSSCLNSTVSGLISRTLHNQSFIAPGDFHGVKIYNEFSEYDLSNFFINKISNCFKKINSLKLSLKSDIIKKENINEQILKIQKEFSIKEWNKIKPGIGETTRVLLRRNALLVLVKNFDNKNIRHILYLAEKKNIKIVEYKDMNYECAGIIT
- a CDS encoding TerD family protein; translation: MAINLQKGQKVDLTKGNEGLTDLLVGLGWDAAKPSGGGLFSAFKSAPSIDCDASVLMLEAGDKLVTEKDVVYFGNLAHKSGSIKHMGDNLTGDGDGDDEQIFIDLSKVPANIEKIVFVVNIYKASDRKQHFGMIKNAFIRILDNKKKTELLRFNLSDNYTDKTALFTGEVYRYNGEWKFTAVGEGTADKGLKEIIQRYL
- a CDS encoding TerD family protein, encoding MAINLTKGQKIDLTKTNSGLNKIMAGLGWDTNKYSGNSSFDLDVSVFLLDANDKATSERDLVFYNNKKDAYGAVEHLGDNLTGEGEGDDEQVLITLDKIPDQISKVVFTVTIHEADERRQNFGQVSNSFIRIVDTETNTELLRFDLGEEFSIETSIVIGELYRYNGEWKFNAVGGGFHGGLAALCGNYGL
- a CDS encoding TerD family protein, whose amino-acid sequence is MMAVSLTKGQKVDLTKGNPGLEKVIVGLGWDTNRYDGSADFDLDASAFLLNANGKVLRDEDFIFYNNLESETKAVIHTGDNRTGEGEGDDESILIDFSKVPVNIERIAIAVTIHDAAERHQNFGQVSNAFIRIVNESNNEEILRYDLAEDFSIETVLVIAELYKHNGEWKFNAVGSGFQGGLAALCKNFGVNV
- a CDS encoding YceG family protein, with product MKRVHLSNLIESNDIFQDIFTKQSDRTAKTDNYYVYFASIIGIHNLQDYCDFLANIKDKAVKYKSQYLLFNEKIPFAADPDRVNRILALINAVNLENLQNSFLNIVNDEELNARLKNGLAVIYELARKNNLLKTPSIEKNFVVKMIIWAQDNLKDITWKLNDNPKVFYFGKIKEHEALFLFLLLAVGFDVLYINPAEDPFEKYTFKIPIQKFVYGIQNSNNNSTFEFFSDQGKVVNKITSATKIASEELKENFFTPESGIFRPFQFVNGNTQSLLINGTLEDLEVYFHQPAKVRPGFHIQNEDTVVIPNFFFKVNGVNLDRIKYFTLINNLRKNKNTLFAGTVNIVPTPIDKSRVFSLDFSIDRNNKLIKEELRLNPLYRIKNIRFELEEFILSKIEETINTAIFRINLEKKEVLHFIASVISMDSKVLYALESFDFTQNIPKIVIYTSHLEDMNIESAYLFAFLNRVGFDIVIFNTAGGGSIENYIDSHFFNTIFLEEFVRDLPLKTEAELRGPSIIKKIFNI